TTGTTGAGCACGACGCCGGTGCCAGGCACGGTCAGACTCGCCCCGAAGGTCAGGGCCAGCGAATGGATGAACCCGACGGCACGGCCCTCGTGGTCGACGGCGACGGTGGAGGTGGTGTCCCCGGCGCTGACCGGTGCCGCCGCTCGCGCCGGCGTACCGGCACGCTGAGCGGCGATGCGTTCCGGAGCGAGCAGCGCGAGAGCTGCGCCGTTGTCCGCGCCGCACAGCGCAAGGCGGTCCTCGAACGCGAGGCGCGCCGCATGGGCCAGCCGGTCGATCGCCTCGGCGGACATCCACTCCGTCGAGCGGAGAACGCCGTCGCACAGCGCCGCCTGTTGCAGCACCATCCATCCCGGCGTGGGCAGCGGCGTCTGGTGAATCGTGGCGCCCGCATAGTGGCCGGTGATCGACGGTTCCGGCGCCACCGCGGCTCCGGCCGCCCATTCGTCCCCGGAGAACGGCGCGCCTCCCGCCCGCAGCGTCTCTACCGCACGTTCGGCGAACTCTCCGGTGTAGAACGACGCCGGATCGGCGGCCACCGCCCGGATGGTGCGCGCCAGTTCGGGCTGTCTCACCAGCGTGCCGACCCGCGCCGGCGCCGCACCGCGGGTGTACACCGCGGCCAAACCGGCGTCAGATCGAATGGGAGCCAACGCTTCCCGTACGTCACGGGCGGTCTTCGCCGAACACAGCAGGCCTCGCTCGGCGGTGCGCGCGGCCGGCTCCCACAGCTCCGTCAGCGGTCGCGTCGCCCCGCCCGCGTGCAGAGCGGACAGCGCCGCAGGCGCGCCGGGGACGGTCACCGCGAGCGCGCCGTCCAGCGGGATCGCGGTGAGACCGCGGTCGCGGTAGAACTCGGACACCCCGCCGTCGGGTCCGAAACCCGATCCGCCGACGGTCCACACGCGGCCGTCGGGTTCGTAGACGATCGCGAACGCGTCGCCGCCGATGCCGCACTGTCCGGGCAGCGTCAACCAGGTGGCCGCCGCCATCGCCAGAGTGGCGTCGATCGCGTTGCCGCCTGCGGCGAGGACCTGGGCCCCGGCGAAGCTCGCGGCGGGATGACTGGAGCTGACCATGGCGCCCGCCGACAACGCGGGCGGCCGCGGCGGGGCGGACACTATGCGCCCCGGCGCGACCGGCGCCGTGGCCCCTCGGGAACGTCCTCGGCGCTCACGCCGACGAAGATCTCGCCGTCGCGCTCCTGCACCGGGTAGGTCTTGATGGGTTCGGTGGCAGGCGGGCAGATCGGCTCACCGGTCTCGAGGTCGAATGCGCTGCCGTGGCAGGAACATCCGATGCCGTCGTCGACGAGCTTGCCCGACGAGAGCAGGCAGTCCAGGTGGGTGCAGTAGTTCGACGTCGCGTAGGCCTTCCCGTTCAGGCGGGCGACCGCGAACTCGTGGTCGTCGGCGAAGAACCGCCGCACGATCCCCTCCGGCACCTGGCCGGAGCGGGCGACTCGTTTGAATTCCATTGCTGCTCCGTACGTCCGGCCGCGTCGTCAGAGCGCGGGGTTGAGGTAGACGGTCTTCTCGGCGGTGTAGAACTCCATCAGCGAAGCGCCGGCCTGTTCCTTGAAGGTCGCGGTGCTCGACGCCTTGTAACCGCCGAAGGGCGCATTCATCGCCATCCCGGTGGTGGGCTGGTTGATCTTGACCAGGCCGCTGCGCGAGCGGTGCGCGAACGTGGTGGCGGCGGCGAGGTCGGTGGTGACGATCGCGGCGGCGAGCCCGTACTCGGTGCCGTTGGCCAGCTCTATCGCGTCGTCGAGCGAGGTGGCCCGCTGGAACCCGATCAACGGCCCGAACACCTCCTCGCGCACGATGCGCATGCCCGGGTGCGTGTCGGTGAACACCGCAGGGCGGACGAAGAACCCGTCGCCCTCGACGCGGGTGCCGCCGCACCGCAGCGTGGCCCCCTCGTCGAGGCCGATCCGCACGTATTCGAGGAACTTGTCCAGTTGGCCGGCACTGGCCAGCGCACCCATGTCGACACCCGCTTCGGCGCCGGGACCGACCCGCAGCGCCTCGGCCCGGGTCACCACCCGGTCCAGCAACTCGTCGTGGACGGCGTCGAGCGCGATCACCCGGCTGGTGCCGGTGCACGCCTGGCCGCTGAGCCCGAACGCGCCCTTGACGATCAGCGCCGCGGCCCGGTCGAGGTCGGCGTCACCGGCGACGATCACCGGATTCTTGCCGCCCATCTCCAGCTGTACCCGCCGCTCCGGGCCGACCTGAGCGTGAATGCGCCGGCCGACCTCGGTGGAGCCGGTGAACGTGACGGCGGCGACCCGCGGGTCCGCGGTCACCGCCGCGCCCGCGATTCCGTCACCCTGGACGAGCGCGATCGCGTTCGGGGGCAATCCCCCGTCCAACAGCGCCTCGACCATCCGCTGCCCCATCAGCGGGGTCAGCTCCGACGGTTTGAACAGCACGGGATTGCCCGCCGCCAAGGCGGGCCCGATCTTGCGCGACGGGATGTTGAGCGGGAAATTCCAGGGGGTGATGGCGCCGACGATGCCGATCGGCTCACGCAGTGTGAAGACGAGGTTCGGTCCGGCGGAGGCGAGCGTCTCCCCCGCGATGCGGGTGGCGGCGCCCGCGTAGAACCGCAGGTTCATGGGCGTACGGCTCACCTCGGTGGCGGCCTCCGCGGCGGTCTTACCCTCCTCGCGCACGAGTTCGCCGATCAGCTCGGCCGATCGTGATTCGAGCTGTGCGGCAGCCGATTCCAGGATGGCCGCGCGCCGCTCCGGGGACACCGCGGCCCACTCCGGCGCGGCCTTGTCGAGTGCGTCGACGGCCGCGCGGACATCGGCGGGCCCGGATGCCGGGAAGGTGCCGATCAGATCGCCCGGATCCGCGGGGTTGCGGCGTTCGAATGTGGCGCCCGACGCCGCGGGCACCCAGACGCCGTCGATGAAGTTGGCTCCTTCGGCCATCAGTGCACCACCTCTTCAGTATCGGTGACGAGATCCCACAGGTCGGTGTCCTCGTCGGTGAGGATGTCCGGGTCGACGACGCGGCCCAGCAGTTCGCGGGTCACCATGACGTCCTCGCCGCGCTCGGCGGTGAACGCACCGCAGATCGCGTCGCCGTCGAGGTAGAACGCGGTGAAGTCCAGCGCATCGAGATCGCCGCGGATCACCAGGTGTCGCGATGCCGCGCCGAGGAATTGGAAGTTCCGCGCGTACTGGTCCGACCAGCACCAGTTCGCCTCGTCGAATACGGCGTCGCGGCCCAGCATGGCGTTCGCGACGGCGATGCCCTGCTTGTTGGCGTTGTCGAAGTGCTCGACGCGCACGTGCCGGCCGGCGCGCGGCGAGTAGCGGCGCGCGGCGTCGCCGGCGGCGTACACGTTGTCGACGCTTGTGCGCCCCTGGGCGTCGACGACGATGCCGCCGTCGACCGCCAGTCCGGAGGCGGCCGCGACGCCGTCGTTGGGCAGCAGGCCGATACCGACGACCGCGAGGTCACCCTCGACCACCGTTCCGCACGCCAGCTCCACGACCACGCCGGTGGCGGTGGTGCGCACGGCAGTCACCGCTGCGCCGGTGTGGATGCGGACGCCGTTCTCTCGGTGCAGGCGGGTGAACAGCTCACCAAGGCGCGCGCCGATCACCTGGGTGAGCGGCTGGGCCGCGGCTTCCACCACGGTTACCTCCACGCCCAGTGTGCGGGCGGTGGCGGCGATCTCGAGGCCGATGAAGCCGGCGCCGATCAGCGTCAGCCGCCGCCCCGGCCGCAGCGACTCCTGCAACCTCCGGGCGTCGTCGAGGCTGCGCAGGTAGTGCACCAGGTCGGGGCGCGGGCCCTCCGTCGCCATCCGGCGGGGCCGGCCGCCCGTGGCGAGCAGCACCGCATCCGCTGCGAATGTGCCCCCGTCAGCGAATTGCACAGTGCGCGTGGACGTGTCGATCTTCGCGACGTCGACGCCGGACTTGATGTCCACGTCGTTGCGGGTCAGCCAGTCAGCCGGGAGCAGTTGCAGCGAGTCGGCGGTGTCGACACCGGCGAGGAATTCCTTGGACAGCGGCGGACGCTGGTAGGGGGCGTACGGTTCGTCGCCGATCAGCACGATGCGCCCGTCGAATCCACGCCGGCGCAGCGTCCGGGCCGCCACGGCGGCGGTCTGCCCGGCGCCGACGGTCACGAACGTCCGGCGGGTCATGCCTTGGCCTCCGTGGCAGCAGGCACCGCCGACGAGGGCCCGTCGGCGGTGGTGACGTAGACGGTGTCGTCCTCCACGCGCACGGGATAGGTCGGCTGGCACATGTCCTGCGATTCCTCGTATCCGGTGTCCAGGTCGAATTGCCACTGGTGACCGGGGCAGATCACCTTGCCGTGCAACAGCGTGCCCTTGATGAGCGAACGCTGTTGGTGCACACATTCATCGGCCATCGCGTACACGCGCTCACCGGCCGAGAACAAGGCGATGGCCACCCCACCCGCCTCGACCCGCAGCTTGCGCCGCCGGGCCAGGTCCTTGGTCTTGGCCACCGCGGTCCACTCCGCGGTCATGACAAATCCTTTCGGTGCGCCGTCCGTACCGCGGGCGCACGGCCCGCGGTACGGCGCACGAGGTCTAGACGGAGGCGGTTGCCAGGTCCGGCGCGACGTAGAAGTCGTACAGGCCCTTGGTGTAGGAGAAGCGCATCTCGGCGCCCCACCGCACCAGCTGCAGGCAACGCTGCTGCAGCTGTGGCGTGTCCGCATGGTCGAGGACGATCTGATATCCGCGCTCGCCGTGAACCACGTCCGAGGTGATGTGCAGGTCGAAGAACTCGATCTCGTCCTCGGTGAACCCGTACACCTCGCGAAGCGGCACGATCTGCTTGGTGTAGATGCTGGGCACCTGCGACTCAAGGCCCACCACCAGCGCCGCCGTGGCGACCACGAAGTGTTCCCGCTGCGAGACGGCGTAGCACCAGGCCTGCAGCCCCCGGGTGATCGGGTTCATGTTGTCCGGGTTCTCGATGCGCTCCTTGGTGGTGCCGCACGCCTCGCCGAACTTGATGAGCAGATCGGTATGACGGATGTCGGCGAGCTCCTCCTCGTACATGTTCTGCAGGGTGAAGTCCTTGGCGCCCGTGAACTCGTCGGGGGTGTTCGAGTAGATGTTCGCCAGGTAATCGGCGAACGGGCCGACGTAGTGGTAGTGGTTCTCGGCCCACCGCGCGAAATGCTGCTTCTGCAGTTTGCCTTCGGCCCACGCCTTGGAGAACGACGCGTTCTTGGCCTCACGACCCTTGATGGCGTTCTCGAGTTCGGCGCGGAATTCGTCGCGCCCGAGCAGCTCGGTCATCGCTGTTGGTCCTTCCTGGGATGTCTTTGCCGGATGTGTGCACGCGTCGAAGGACGAAACCGGCTCGTACACTTGACTTTCCGCGACGAGTTCCGCAACACTGCGGGGATCTGCGGAGCGGTGTGCCCACCAGAGTCGGTGGGCACCAACCAAGTTAGCTACAACGCGGTGCGCAGGCCATGGACACAATCACCGGCGATCGGCGAGGCGTCCGGGCAACCTGCACACCACCGGTCATCGCGCGACCGACGCGGTGAGCGCCTCGAACTCGGCGAGAATCGCCGCGCCGACGGCCTTGTCCTGTTCACCGTTGCCGCCGCTGATGCCTATGCCGCCGACGATCTGGCCGTCGAAGACCAGCGGGAAACCGCCGACGAAGATAGCGAACTTGCCGGGCAGCATGTGACTGATCCCGAACGCCTCATTACCGGGCAGCGCCGGCCCGCCGGGCGGTTCGTTGAACAGGTGTGTGGCCCGTTCGTGTCCGGCCGCGGTGAACGCCTTGGCGATCGCGATGTCCACGCCGGTCAGTCGTGCACCGGGAAGTCGGTGCAGCGCAATGACATTCCCACCGTCATCGCAGATGCACAGCGTCTGCTTCACGCCGATCTCCTCGGCTTTGGCCCGGCCGGCCGCGAGCAGCGGCAGCGCGTCGTCCAGGTTGATCCGGTGTATCCGGTGCATATCGCCTCCACTTGTGTGCGTGTCCAACGGCTCGGGGGCTGTAACGGCAACCTCCGCGGGCCGTTGCCGGTATGTCTATCAACGCCGACGACACCGAGGAACGGTCACATTGACTCGATTCGCCGCGCGGGCGGGTCAAGTTGCACATAGTGTGGTGCCACCGAGTGCGGTAGAGAACGTTCATCGGAATTTCATTGAGTCCCAGGTTGTGCGAAATGACACCAACATCCAGCGAGGCCGATCGGTTGACGGTGCGCGGGCTGCTCGACGAGACACTGCTCGCCGGCGCCGAGGTGATCGCCGGCGCCGATCGGCTCGACGCGGCGCTCAACTGGGTGCTGCCGCTCGGTGAGGTGCTCTCCCGGCCCGACCCGTTGGCCGGGGTGGCGGTCTACCTGCGCCCCGAAGCGCTGATCGGCGCGGCAGCGGCCCTGTCGGTGCTCAGCGCGCGCGGCGCCGCCGCGCTCCTCATCGACGGTGCGGTCCCGCCCGATTTCGTCCTGGACGTGCTGCCCCGGGGGCTGGCCGTCGTCGAGCTCGGCATCCCCGTGGGTTTCGCGGCCCTCAACCGGTTGCTCGCCGAACGGACGCTGAGCCAGGAAGTGCACGTCATGCGGTATTCGACGCACGTGCACGCGTCCCTGGCCGGCCTGTTCCACCGCGGCGCGGGCCTGCAGATCCTCATCCGCGAGGTGAGCAACCTGGCGAGCAATCCGGCGCTCGCGCTCGACGCCCGCGGCAACGTCGTCGCCCAGCACGGCCTCGTGCCCGAGACGCTGGGGCCGCTGGCCGAAGCGGTGTGCCACGTCATCTCCGCCGACGTTCCCGCCGCCCAGCGGCGGACCGGGCACGACACCCGGGTGCAGCCGGTGACCGGACCGCAGCACAGCGCCTGGACCTGCGTCGCCAGCCCCATCCGGCTCGGCAAGACGTTCGAGGGCTGGGTCGTCGTGCTCATCGCCCACACCGGGGCCCACACCGGCCCGAACGCGCACGCCGTGGCCCGCTACGCGGTCGTCACCGAGCAGGCCACCGCCATCGTCGGCTCGGAGATGTTGCGCCAGCGCAGCGTCGACGAAGCCGAGGAACGCGCCCGCGGCGACTTCGTCCAGGCACTGGTGCACGGTAGTTTCGCCAGCGAACACGATATGCGTGCGCGCGCTGAGCATCACGACATCGAACTCGACTCCCGCTTCGGTGTTTTCGTCGCGCCGGGGCTGGTGCGGCCCGGTGCGGCGGACCACCCTGCCGCGAGCATGGTGCGGTTGGCGCGGTACGCGGCCAGCGTCGCCCCACACCCGTCGGTCCGGGCGTACGTCACCGTGATCGGCGACGTGCTCGTGGTGGTGCGCACGCTGCGCGCCGGACAAGGCGACGACATGGCCACCGAGATGGCCGACTACGCCAGGGCGATGTCACTGGAACTCGAACAGCGCCGCGGCGCGACCACGGTGGTGGCCTACGGCCGTCCGGCCCGCGGCGCGGCCGAGGTGCGCGAGAGCTACCGGGAGGCGCGCGTCGCTCTGGGCATCGCCCGCCGGCTGCGGCGCACCGGCGCGGTGTCGTACCGGGAGCTGCGCAGCTTCACCGTCCTCGCCGAGGTCGCCGACACCGACAACGGGCACCGTCTGGTGCGGGAAGTGCTGGGCCCGTTGGGTTCCGGTCCTGATCTGCGGGACACGTTGATCGCCTATCTCGCCGAGGGCGGCAATGTCAACGCGACCGCGCGCACGCTCAACGTGCACCGCAACACCATGCTGGCCAAGCTGGAGCGGATCTCGCGCATGCTCGGCATGGACATCAAGGTGCCGGAGAATCAGTTCACCGCCTGGCTGGCGGTACGCCTTGACCTGCTCGACGAGGTGCACGCCGCCCTCGACCGGGAGGCCAGTTTCCGCTGATGTCAGTGCGGGGCCGGAGCCTGCGGGTCGGGTCCCACGAACGACCCTGCGAGACCGAGGGCGAGTACCACCGTCGAGGCCGCGAACACGGCGGGGTAACCGGCGACCTCGAGGCCAACAGCCACCCAGGCGGCACCCATCGCCGACCCTCCGAACCGCAGCAGGTTGTACACGCCGAGGCCGGTGCCGCCCGCACCCGCAGGCGACCGGGTGGCGCCCGTCGCCGCCGGTGTCTGCACAAGCGCGATACCGATGCCGGTGACCGCCAGGCTCACGGCCAGGACGGCCGTCGCCGGGGACTCGCGGGCGACCAGCGCGGTCAACACGCCCTGGGCGACGAGCAGCACGATCAGGCCGGTGCGCAGCACCCGGCGGGGCCGCAGCCGATCCATCCACCGGCCGACGAGCGGGCCGAGCACCACCATGGCGGCCGGTACCGCGAACACCACCAACCCGGCCGCCGACGACGAGAAACCGTGCCCGGTCAGGTACAGCGGAACGGCAAGCAAGGTCGCGCCCAGGCAGAACATCTGGGCGAATCCGGCCAGGCTGCTGCGGGCGAACCGCGATTCGACGAGCAACCCGACGACCACGAACGGGTGGGCGACGCGTGCGCAGTGCCAGGCGAACCAGACCAGCGCCGTCAGACCGGTGGCGAAGCCGGCGAGCACCGCCCACAGCGGGACGCCGGGCTGCGGGATCACGGCCAGCGCGAGCACCAGTAGACCCGAGCCGACCGTGAGGGCGAACGCGCCCGCGACGTCGAACGGCATCCGCTGCCCAGGGTAGGCGGGGATGTGACGCATCGTGGCGGCGAAGCCGGCCAGCGCCACCGGGATCAGCGGAACGAAGACCCAGCGCCAGCCCCACATGTCGGCGACCACACCGCCCATGGTCGGCCCAATCGCCTGTCCGAGCCCGTTCACCGATGCCCACGCGCCCACCGCCCGGCCCCTCCGCCGTTCGGTGAACATCCAGCTGATCAAACCCATCACCGCGGGCGCGAACGCCGCCGCGGCCACCCCGCCGAGCGACCGCCACGCGATCAACAGCGGAAGCGAGGGCGCCGTGGCGGCGCCGACCGCGCACACCGCGGTGCCCAGCAGCGCTGCGCAGTAGATCCGCCGGCGCCCGAAACGGTCACCGATCCAACCGGCCAGCGGCATCGTGGCGGTGAACGTCAACAGGAATCCGACCACCACGAACACGCCGCTGCTCAGCGGAGCGTCGAAGTCGTCGAGAATCGCGGCGAGCGGCACGTTGACCACGTTGTTGCTCACGGTGCCGACCAGGGTCCCGGCCAGCAGTGCGGCCAGCGCGAGCGGGGTGCCGACGCCGTCGCCGTCCTCGTCGCCGGGCGGCGCCGTCGACGTGCGATTCAAATTGC
Above is a window of Mycolicibacterium baixiangningiae DNA encoding:
- a CDS encoding gamma-glutamyltransferase family protein; this translates as MVSSSHPAASFAGAQVLAAGGNAIDATLAMAAATWLTLPGQCGIGGDAFAIVYEPDGRVWTVGGSGFGPDGGVSEFYRDRGLTAIPLDGALAVTVPGAPAALSALHAGGATRPLTELWEPAARTAERGLLCSAKTARDVREALAPIRSDAGLAAVYTRGAAPARVGTLVRQPELARTIRAVAADPASFYTGEFAERAVETLRAGGAPFSGDEWAAGAAVAPEPSITGHYAGATIHQTPLPTPGWMVLQQAALCDGVLRSTEWMSAEAIDRLAHAARLAFEDRLALCGADNGAALALLAPERIAAQRAGTPARAAAPVSAGDTTSTVAVDHEGRAVGFIHSLALTFGASLTVPGTGVVLNNRLGRGAYLIPGHPNEVAPRRKPLHTLNAWIVTDEQGRLRHVGNTPGGDGQVQWNMQLISHLVDHGLDPAQAVSAPRFTVFPGSDANAIGRPDELRMEAGVPAEVRAALRGLGHPVVEQPEFGAEGSAQVISRDDDGVLSGAADPRQEGVAIGVD
- a CDS encoding Rieske (2Fe-2S) protein; this encodes MEFKRVARSGQVPEGIVRRFFADDHEFAVARLNGKAYATSNYCTHLDCLLSSGKLVDDGIGCSCHGSAFDLETGEPICPPATEPIKTYPVQERDGEIFVGVSAEDVPEGPRRRSRRGA
- a CDS encoding aldehyde dehydrogenase family protein — translated: MAEGANFIDGVWVPAASGATFERRNPADPGDLIGTFPASGPADVRAAVDALDKAAPEWAAVSPERRAAILESAAAQLESRSAELIGELVREEGKTAAEAATEVSRTPMNLRFYAGAATRIAGETLASAGPNLVFTLREPIGIVGAITPWNFPLNIPSRKIGPALAAGNPVLFKPSELTPLMGQRMVEALLDGGLPPNAIALVQGDGIAGAAVTADPRVAAVTFTGSTEVGRRIHAQVGPERRVQLEMGGKNPVIVAGDADLDRAAALIVKGAFGLSGQACTGTSRVIALDAVHDELLDRVVTRAEALRVGPGAEAGVDMGALASAGQLDKFLEYVRIGLDEGATLRCGGTRVEGDGFFVRPAVFTDTHPGMRIVREEVFGPLIGFQRATSLDDAIELANGTEYGLAAAIVTTDLAAATTFAHRSRSGLVKINQPTTGMAMNAPFGGYKASSTATFKEQAGASLMEFYTAEKTVYLNPAL
- a CDS encoding NAD(P)/FAD-dependent oxidoreductase, whose product is MTRRTFVTVGAGQTAAVAARTLRRRGFDGRIVLIGDEPYAPYQRPPLSKEFLAGVDTADSLQLLPADWLTRNDVDIKSGVDVAKIDTSTRTVQFADGGTFAADAVLLATGGRPRRMATEGPRPDLVHYLRSLDDARRLQESLRPGRRLTLIGAGFIGLEIAATARTLGVEVTVVEAAAQPLTQVIGARLGELFTRLHRENGVRIHTGAAVTAVRTTATGVVVELACGTVVEGDLAVVGIGLLPNDGVAAASGLAVDGGIVVDAQGRTSVDNVYAAGDAARRYSPRAGRHVRVEHFDNANKQGIAVANAMLGRDAVFDEANWCWSDQYARNFQFLGAASRHLVIRGDLDALDFTAFYLDGDAICGAFTAERGEDVMVTRELLGRVVDPDILTDEDTDLWDLVTDTEEVVH
- a CDS encoding Rieske (2Fe-2S) protein, with translation MTAEWTAVAKTKDLARRRKLRVEAGGVAIALFSAGERVYAMADECVHQQRSLIKGTLLHGKVICPGHQWQFDLDTGYEESQDMCQPTYPVRVEDDTVYVTTADGPSSAVPAATEAKA
- a CDS encoding TenA family transcriptional regulator encodes the protein MTELLGRDEFRAELENAIKGREAKNASFSKAWAEGKLQKQHFARWAENHYHYVGPFADYLANIYSNTPDEFTGAKDFTLQNMYEEELADIRHTDLLIKFGEACGTTKERIENPDNMNPITRGLQAWCYAVSQREHFVVATAALVVGLESQVPSIYTKQIVPLREVYGFTEDEIEFFDLHITSDVVHGERGYQIVLDHADTPQLQQRCLQLVRWGAEMRFSYTKGLYDFYVAPDLATASV
- a CDS encoding GlcG/HbpS family heme-binding protein; the protein is MHRIHRINLDDALPLLAAGRAKAEEIGVKQTLCICDDGGNVIALHRLPGARLTGVDIAIAKAFTAAGHERATHLFNEPPGGPALPGNEAFGISHMLPGKFAIFVGGFPLVFDGQIVGGIGISGGNGEQDKAVGAAILAEFEALTASVAR
- a CDS encoding PucR family transcriptional regulator, yielding MTPTSSEADRLTVRGLLDETLLAGAEVIAGADRLDAALNWVLPLGEVLSRPDPLAGVAVYLRPEALIGAAAALSVLSARGAAALLIDGAVPPDFVLDVLPRGLAVVELGIPVGFAALNRLLAERTLSQEVHVMRYSTHVHASLAGLFHRGAGLQILIREVSNLASNPALALDARGNVVAQHGLVPETLGPLAEAVCHVISADVPAAQRRTGHDTRVQPVTGPQHSAWTCVASPIRLGKTFEGWVVVLIAHTGAHTGPNAHAVARYAVVTEQATAIVGSEMLRQRSVDEAEERARGDFVQALVHGSFASEHDMRARAEHHDIELDSRFGVFVAPGLVRPGAADHPAASMVRLARYAASVAPHPSVRAYVTVIGDVLVVVRTLRAGQGDDMATEMADYARAMSLELEQRRGATTVVAYGRPARGAAEVRESYREARVALGIARRLRRTGAVSYRELRSFTVLAEVADTDNGHRLVREVLGPLGSGPDLRDTLIAYLAEGGNVNATARTLNVHRNTMLAKLERISRMLGMDIKVPENQFTAWLAVRLDLLDEVHAALDREASFR
- a CDS encoding MFS transporter, whose amino-acid sequence is MATPASNLNRTSTAPPGDEDGDGVGTPLALAALLAGTLVGTVSNNVVNVPLAAILDDFDAPLSSGVFVVVGFLLTFTATMPLAGWIGDRFGRRRIYCAALLGTAVCAVGAATAPSLPLLIAWRSLGGVAAAAFAPAVMGLISWMFTERRRGRAVGAWASVNGLGQAIGPTMGGVVADMWGWRWVFVPLIPVALAGFAATMRHIPAYPGQRMPFDVAGAFALTVGSGLLVLALAVIPQPGVPLWAVLAGFATGLTALVWFAWHCARVAHPFVVVGLLVESRFARSSLAGFAQMFCLGATLLAVPLYLTGHGFSSSAAGLVVFAVPAAMVVLGPLVGRWMDRLRPRRVLRTGLIVLLVAQGVLTALVARESPATAVLAVSLAVTGIGIALVQTPAATGATRSPAGAGGTGLGVYNLLRFGGSAMGAAWVAVGLEVAGYPAVFAASTVVLALGLAGSFVGPDPQAPAPH